A window of Nonomuraea angiospora genomic DNA:
CCCACATACCTGTGGACGACGTTGACCGAGCTGGACGGCGGGTCCTGCCCCCAGAGGACGTCGACCATCTCGTCCAGGCTCACGGGCCGTCCCGCGTACGCCAGCAGGAGGGCGAGCAGGGCTCGCTGCTGCGGAGCGCCGGAGTTCAGCTCGACGTCCCCCCGCCAGAGGCGCACAGGCCCCAGCACCGCGAACCGCATCCGTCGCATCCCCCTCCGCCGACCCTGACATTTGGGAGTATTTTTAACCGGCCATGCAATCGGATTGCAGCGGGCTGAACGCCCCAAGGGCTCTCAAGGCTCACGTTTCGGATGTGCCGGAGCTGGGGAATGGTTTGCGGAGTAACGTGGCTATATGAGTGGTATGTCTGAATAGCTGGTCAGGGATGTGCGCTCCTGTCCCTCGACCGCTCCATCACATTCTCGAAAGGAGCGAACCATGATCTTCCCGCGATATATGTCCGCTGCGAGGATCTTGCCCGTGGCCATGGAGCCCCCTGGGCCCAATCCACTGGGGCCGAGGAAGAGGACCAACAGCGACAGCAGCAGCCGTTCCAGAAGCCGTCGCAGCCGCCGTCGCCGGTGAGCGAGGCGTAGTTCAGACCTGATGACGACCTGGCCGCCCGTAGTGGCCAGGTCTTCGTCTGCGCGGTCATCCGCGGCGTTCGCGGTCCAGCTCGTTGAGGATGCCGGCCAGGCCCAGCTCGAAGCGGCGGGTCAGGCCGGGGGTGCCGGTGAGCTCGTCGGCCACGGCCGTCACGTGGGGGTAGCGGTCGGCGGGAAGCTCGCGGAGGAAACGGGTGATCTGGGCGAGGCGGGTGGGGTTGCCGGGGCCCTTGCCGAAGGCGATCTCCTGGCCGGCGAACCCGGTGACGTAGAACAGCAGCAGCAGGTAGCCGTAGCCGGCCAGCCGGTTGTCGAACCCGGCCTGGCGCAGGATGCCGATGATGTGGTCGGCCAGCCGCAGCCCGTTCGGCCCGAAGGGCACCCTGCCCGGCAGGAGCCGGGTGGCCGCGGGGTGGGCGAGGAGGACCTGCCGGAGCTCGAGCCCGATGCCGGCCAGCCGCTCGGCCCAGGGACGGTCGTCCTCGGCCGGCAGCCGGCACTTGCCCAGGACCACGTCGATCAGCAGGTCGAACAGCTCGTCCTTGCCGCGTACGTGCCAGTAGAGCGACGGCGACTTGATGTCGAGCGCCACGGCGAGCTTGCGCATGCTGAACGCGTCGAAGCCGTGCTCGTCCAGGAGGTCGAGCGCCGCCTGGGCGATCTGGGCGCGATCCAGCCTCGGCTCGGTCTCCTCGATGCCGCCGGGGAAGCCGGGATCTTGACGTGCCATGCGCGAGCTCCTCCATCTGCCGTCCACCAATCTAGCAGTGCAAGGCAATCCCTAGCAGTGTTAGATTCTCCCTTGCAATGCTAGGGAAGGTTCGACGAGAGGACGGCGGGACATGCACGTGATCGTCATCGGCGCGGGGCTGGGCGGGTTGTGCCTCGCACAAGGGCTGCGGCAGCGCGACATCAGCGTGGCCGTGTACGAGAGCGACGACGCCCTGACCTCCCGGCAGCAGGGCTACCGCATCCACATCGACGAGCACGGCGACCGGGCCCTGGCCGCCAACCTGCCCGAGCGGCTGCACCGGTTGTTCCGCGCCACGGCCGGGCTGCCCCGTACCAGCACGCCCGTCTTCGACCACCGGCTCGAGCGGCTCAGGGTCCTGGAGCCGTCCGACGGCGGCGTGCACCTGGCGGTGGACCGGCTGACGCTGCGGCGGATCCTGCTCTCGGGCCTGACGGACGCGGTCCGGTTCGGCAAGCGGTTCACGCACTACCGAACCGGCGCCGACGGCCGGGTCACCGCGTACTTCGCCGACGGCGGCACCGCGACCGGCGACGTGCTCGTGGCGGCGGACGGCGTCAACTCCCCGGTGCGCCGGCAGTATCTGCCGCACGCGCGCGTGGTGGACACGGGCCTGCGGCAGTTGTACGGCAAGGTGCCGCTCACGGAGCGGACCCGCGAGCTGTTCCTGGACGACATGTTCGCCGTGTTCACCCCGATCATCGGCCCGGACGGCAGCTTCGTCGGCGTCGCGCCGGTGGAGTTCCCCGAGCCCGTGCGGGCCGAACTGGGTGTCACCCAGGACTACATGACCTGCTCCTTCGGCGCCCGCCGCGAGCTCCTGCCGCCCGACGACGAACTGCGCGCCATGCCGGGGACCGAACTGCGCGCCCTGACCCTGCGGGCGATCGAGGGCTGGCACCCCCGGGTGCGGGCGATCATCGACCACTGGGACACGTCCACGGTCTTCGCCCTGGTGCTCCGTACCAGCGTGCCGATCGAGCCCTGGCCGGCCACCAACGTCACGCTGCTCGGGGACGCCATCCACGCGATGAGCCCCGCGGGCGGCATCGGCGCGAACACCGCCCTGCGCGACGCGAGCGCGCTCGCCGCCGCCCTCGGGGAGGCCGCCGCCGGCCGGCCGCTCCTCCAGGCGCTGGCCAGGTACGAGTCCGAGATGACCGCCTACGGCTTCGCCGCCGTACGCACCTCCGCCGAGAACGGCCACCGCCTGCTCGGCCAGGACCCCCTCCCCGCCGCCTGAGTAGCGCCTTTCCCGGCGATCCGGCGAGAATGATGGCTTGATGGAGAATGAGGACCGGGGGTCGGACTCGCCCTACATCGAGCGGATCTACCGCAGTGAGGGCGTCACCACGGCGAAGCGGATGCACTCGATCGCCAACTCCAACTGGGAGCTGGTGATCTGGGAGCACCGCGGGCGCGCGCACGTCGCGATCCGCGGACCGGAGACCAGGCCGACCACGGTGGACGTGAGCCCCGAGGGATCGGCGTTCGGGATCATCTTCGCCCACGGCGCGGCCATGCCGCACCTGCCGGTCCAGGGCCTGGTCGACTCGGCCGTGTCGTCCCCGCACGTGACCTCGGACGCGTTCGTGCTGCGGGGGGAGGAGTGGGAGCTGCCGGGCTTCGGCAACGCCGAGGTCTTCGTGGACCGGCTCGTGCGGGCCGGCATCCTGGTGCGCGACCCGCTGGTGACCGACGTCGTCGCGGGCGACGACGCCCCGCGGCTGAGCGCCCGCTCGGTGCAGCGCCGGGTGGTCGCCGCCACCGGGCTGACGCAGGGGGCGATCCGGCAGATCGAGCGCGCCCGGGAGGCGGCCCTGCTCCTCGGCGAGGGCGTCGCGCCGCTGGACGTGGTGCACCGGCTCGGCTACTACGACCAGCCGCACCTCGCCCGCTCGCTCACCCGCTTCATGGGTCTTACGGCGACCGAGCTGCAACACCCGGACCCGGACGAGCCCCTGTCGCTTCTGTACAGGTCCGGACGCTGAGCGTGCGCGACGGGCTGAGCGCGCGAGCGCTTGTGTCCGGGCTCGGCCTGTTTGTTGCCTATGGTCGCTTATGGTGTTTTGGTGACCGCCAGTCAAGGCCGCCGTGACCAGCTCAAAGAGTTCCTGCGTGGCAAGCGGGAGGCTCTCACCCCCGCCGACGCCGGCATGCCCGCCGGAGGGCGCCGCCGTACTCCCGGGCTGCGCCGGGAAGAGGTGGCGGTGCTCGCCGGGGTGGGGGTGTCCTGGTACACCTGGCTGGAGCAGGGACGCGACATCAAGGTCTCCGACGCCGTGCTGGACGCGGTCGCCCGCGCGCTGCGGCTCGACGAGGCGGAGCGGGCCCACCTGTACGTGCTGGCCGGGCTGAACCCGCCGGACCCCGCAGGCCGGCCCGGCGCGCCGGTGAGCGAGCAGCTGCGCGCGGTGCTGGACGCCTGGATGCCCAACCCGGCGCACGTTCTGGACCGTCACTACAACCTGGTGGCGATGAACGACGCGGCCAGGTGGGTGTTCGGGTTCGACGGCGAGGTCCGCAACTGCATGGTGGCGTTCTTCACCCATCCGATCTACCGCGGCAGGTTCACCGAATGGCACGAGTTCGCCCCGGACATGGTGGCCGACTTCCGCGCCAGCGCCGCCCGCTATCACGACGATCCGCTCTTCGGGCGGATCGCCGAAGAGCTGTGCGGCGCCAGCGCGGAGTTCGCCGAGTTGTGGGCCCGGCCGGAGGTCCGCTCCCGCTCCCAGGGGATCAAGGCGATCACCCACCCCGAAGCCGGGGACCTCGTCTTCGAGTACTCGCTGTTCC
This region includes:
- a CDS encoding TetR/AcrR family transcriptional regulator C-terminal domain-containing protein, producing MARQDPGFPGGIEETEPRLDRAQIAQAALDLLDEHGFDAFSMRKLAVALDIKSPSLYWHVRGKDELFDLLIDVVLGKCRLPAEDDRPWAERLAGIGLELRQVLLAHPAATRLLPGRVPFGPNGLRLADHIIGILRQAGFDNRLAGYGYLLLLFYVTGFAGQEIAFGKGPGNPTRLAQITRFLRELPADRYPHVTAVADELTGTPGLTRRFELGLAGILNELDRERRG
- a CDS encoding FAD-dependent oxidoreductase — encoded protein: MHVIVIGAGLGGLCLAQGLRQRDISVAVYESDDALTSRQQGYRIHIDEHGDRALAANLPERLHRLFRATAGLPRTSTPVFDHRLERLRVLEPSDGGVHLAVDRLTLRRILLSGLTDAVRFGKRFTHYRTGADGRVTAYFADGGTATGDVLVAADGVNSPVRRQYLPHARVVDTGLRQLYGKVPLTERTRELFLDDMFAVFTPIIGPDGSFVGVAPVEFPEPVRAELGVTQDYMTCSFGARRELLPPDDELRAMPGTELRALTLRAIEGWHPRVRAIIDHWDTSTVFALVLRTSVPIEPWPATNVTLLGDAIHAMSPAGGIGANTALRDASALAAALGEAAAGRPLLQALARYESEMTAYGFAAVRTSAENGHRLLGQDPLPAA
- a CDS encoding helix-turn-helix domain-containing protein is translated as MMENEDRGSDSPYIERIYRSEGVTTAKRMHSIANSNWELVIWEHRGRAHVAIRGPETRPTTVDVSPEGSAFGIIFAHGAAMPHLPVQGLVDSAVSSPHVTSDAFVLRGEEWELPGFGNAEVFVDRLVRAGILVRDPLVTDVVAGDDAPRLSARSVQRRVVAATGLTQGAIRQIERAREAALLLGEGVAPLDVVHRLGYYDQPHLARSLTRFMGLTATELQHPDPDEPLSLLYRSGR
- a CDS encoding helix-turn-helix transcriptional regulator; this translates as MTASQGRRDQLKEFLRGKREALTPADAGMPAGGRRRTPGLRREEVAVLAGVGVSWYTWLEQGRDIKVSDAVLDAVARALRLDEAERAHLYVLAGLNPPDPAGRPGAPVSEQLRAVLDAWMPNPAHVLDRHYNLVAMNDAARWVFGFDGEVRNCMVAFFTHPIYRGRFTEWHEFAPDMVADFRASAARYHDDPLFGRIAEELCGASAEFAELWARPEVRSRSQGIKAITHPEAGDLVFEYSLFRLPDRADLNVVLHTPHPDTDTKAKVESLVVAHPG